The sequence below is a genomic window from Humulus lupulus chromosome 3, drHumLupu1.1, whole genome shotgun sequence.
TCAGAAACGAAAATCACAGTCCAAGCACCATTAAAACTGATGTACCGGACTTGAGGGAGACAGCTTCGAACGGAGGGCTTCCAGCCATTttcttgggttggggattattgCTTTGAGATGCTAGACACGAGGAGATCACTTTGCAATATACTACCACTTTTGGGGTGCCCCACAATATTCTTACAAGATATAtgttaaatttatattataaaaGACACAGACACCTCACACAAGACTGATAATGTTGTTCTATTCCACCAAACACATTTATAATTTCAAATGGCAGACCACAACATACCAATACCACACTCTCACTCACCACAATTTTTGGGGTCTTTTGTTTTTTAGACGAAGATCAATTAGCAGAGTTTAAAATTAGTAACAATAATGATATATGTACTAAAATATTATACTAACTGATGTGTATAATGAATCTCGTCTGAAATAAATATGATTGACTAAAAATAACTATCACGCTAGTTGATATAATATTTTAGTATATAATTTTAGTGAGTATATCCTTAGTCATTAGGACTAAAATAATAAGAGTATATCATCCTTGTCGTGTTTGGCGTAACTGTAAAAGACACAAAGACACTCTCTACATACTCTCACTCTTTCCAATGTACTGTTACTAGTCACTCACTCTTTACTACTCACTCTCACTCTTTCCAATGCACTGTTACTACTCCCTCTCACTCTTTCCAATCCACTATAAAAACAACTCTCTACACCTTTTTAAACTTGTCTCATTTTTATATTTAGATTTATAATCCTTGAGTTTGAGTGTTTTTCCCTTTTTTGGGGTGGTCAGCAACATCATAAGCCCAGATTTTTAACAACGGTACGGACGAAATGGCAGAAGGTATACCGGATAAGAGTATCCTCAAATCCCCAGCCCTTCTAGAGGtacataattaattttaattaattagtatttttaatttattattgcttcaaattaattttttatattgtaATTCGGTATGATTGCATGCAGTACATCCATGAAACATATGGTTATCCAAGAGAACACGAACAGTTGAAGGAGCTAAGGGAAGCCACCGTCAAGACATATAAACTATGGTGTgcatgtgtttttttttaaaaatattttatatataattatttatttaatggctaaattaatttaattttaatttttatatatctAAATTTATATAATGGCAGGAGTCCGATGAGTGTGCCAGTGGATGAAGGACAGCTTATATCGATGTTTCTGAAAGTGATGAATGCAAAGAAGACTATTGAAATTGGAGTTTTTACTGGTTATTCTCTTCTCACAACTGCTCTTGCTCTTCCTCATGATGCCAAAGTAAGATAGACAATATTGGGTTACTTGTAACTGTTGATTAATCATAAGATTatcaataatttttaaataaatatatcgaATCCAAATACAATAAATAATAATCCTGAGTTTTGGGTTAATTTATTTATAGATAACAGCTATTGATCTAAATCGAGAAGCATATGAAGTTGGATTCCCATTCATTCAGAAAGCTGGTGTTGACCACAAAATTAACTTCATTGAGTCTCAGGCTTCCTCTGCCCTTGATGATATCATTAACGATGTAAGTAATCTCATTTTGCacggacatatatatatatatattatatacataacacaaagttattatattatttttaatgatATATAAGCTATAAAAAACTTTTTATTACTGTTTACACTGTATATGATATGATACAAGTGATTGAAGGGCAACAAAAGTACTTATTGCAATGTTTTGGCTTTTGAgaattgattttataattaaattttttattttattaaatttggaAGTACTATTTTAATCCATTTTATTTTCGAAGTGTTATCTAACAAAAAAAACAGAAACGTATTTTGAAAAAACACAATGTCACACTAGtattttctcttaaaaaaaataaatgataatggTCCAATTCAATTCTCCATTAATTTATTATTACTagtatttcaaaaaaaaaaacttattattGCTAgacttttaaattttaattaacttcAGCGAAAAACACGGCTGCAGGCACAGCTAGTTCGTGGGAATCAGATCACaataacttttttttatatacaagATAATAATAAGAATTCAATAATGtggaataataataatatatttatacaagtttaaattaataaattatactaCATTGGGCAGGAGAAAGAAGTAGGAAGTTTTGATTTTGCATTTGTGGATGCTAACAAAGATGGGTACATAGAATATCATGAGATACTTATAAAGCTGGTTAAGATTGGAGGAGTGATCGCATACGACAACACCCTATGGTATGGATCTGTGGCACTCTCTGATGAAGACGAAATGGATGATTTTCTTAGAGGAACCAGAAAAATCATGAGAGAGCTTAATACCTTTCTAGCCAACGATCCTCATGTTGAGACATCACTTGTTTCTATTGGGGATGGACTCACCCTATGTAGGCGTCTCTATTGATCATTCATGAGATcaagtgcatgtgattgaatatTTAAGTcttaaattataataaatgagATGCTTGCTACTCTAATTTGATTGAGTGCATATAGTGATATTATAAACTTAATATCTCTCATTTTAagtgtatttttatttttattatttgtgtTGCATTCGTATTTTAATGTTGTTCATAGGGTAACTATATATGCACCTACAATTATATATCTCTTGAATGTGTAGATaacaaatttattttattttaacagtttattttattaactttaacggaatattttaaatatttaataaaatatatcttgAAAACtatcttaaaaataaatatttatcaattacattaatataaatttaaatattataaaataatattattataataatatttaatataaaattacatatataataattatataaatataaattcaaagattataaaatatcattattataataatatataatataaaactaaatatttaataattatattaatataaatttaaatgttataaaatattattatgataataatatataattttaatttttactaattatattaatatgaattcaaatattattataataataatatttaatataagactaaatATTtcatacttatatcaatatacatttaaaataaaataaaatagggaAATTATCTCAAATACAgtagtttcctttgtttttcatttttacgTACTTCTTAgctattctaattttttttatttcattaataCGGTTTACGCATTAAACATATATCTCACTTTCCTTCCCATACGGTTTACGCATTAAACATGTATCTCACTTTCCTTCCCTCTCTCCCACGATGCCTAATTATTTTTCCTTTCTCTCACAACATCTGGCTCATTGAGCTTCCCCTTTTCACACATATGGGCCACCCGAATTTCTATTTAAATCCAATAACTTACCTACCTCACAAAGAAACAATACTAAAAAAAAACACTTCATCATTATTAATATTCCTTGCctgataatatataatacaaaagtAGAAAACAAAGTAGTATTAATACAAAATATACATGTAATATGACTTTTAACTTTCAAAGGGTTTGGGTTTCATAGTGGAATTATTATCTTTTTCACTTCTTAATCGACAATAAAGTGTATACCTAagctagttaaaaaaaaaaaaaagcaaatctGGTACTACTTATGATCCTACTCAAGTAGAAAAACCAAGCTCAGTTCTTTTCCTACATCGATAAATGAGATATTGCTTGAACACACTTACTACTATAGTAATATTACAGCTAAGTAATCCCCTTTGTCATATTCTTGAATATAGTTTTTCACATGTTTATCTATAATAGATAGATACCCAAGTACCAAAACTTGATTGGATGACAACAAAAACAACATCCAATATTTTGCCAAGTGTttaattattatcatatatttatttacctgaattcttatctcattgtagataAAACTAAAAAAGACCTcaaaaataaagattaaatatGAAACATTAATCAACATGCTAAAGCAACCAAATCAATATCCTAAGCAACCTAAGCAATCAATTTATCTATGAATTTTGTTATCAAAATAAGAAAGCAATTAAAACATCCTTATTATGCAATCTAAGCAATGTTCTATTATCCAACTTATAACAACTTAAGCAACTTAGTTtgcaacatataataatttaagcAACCTAATATGCAACATACATCAATCTcatatgaaaattaaaaaaacttaaaCAAACTTATTATGCAACTTAATTAACATTATCCAACCAAAAACAACTAAAACAACTTAAAGAACTCAAATGCAACATTAGTAACTAATTTAGATAAAGATGCATCCTACAACTCCTTAAGCATTCTCATATGCAACCTGATATGCAACATACAACAACTTAAGCAACCTAATATGCAACTAAATCAATTCAAACAACCTCATTTGCAACTAAAACAACTTATAGAACCTCATATGCAAATAAAAACATGTTAAGCAACTTGCTATGCAAGTAAAACAACTTAAAAAACTTCATTTGCAAATTACAACATGTTAAGCAATTATAACAACCTCATATGCAACTTAATCATACTTATACAATCTAATCCAACCTCAAATGCAAATTACAACAAGTTAAGCAACTTGCAACCTAaagtaacttataaaaattaatttttaaattacagCATGTTAAGCAACTATAAAAACTTCATTATGCAAATAAATTATCCTTAAGCAACCCCATGCAACCTACAACAACTTAAAAAAACTCAATTTtgcaaataaaaattaaatcatgTTAAGCAACTTACAGCATGTTAAGCAACTATAACAACTTCATTATGTAAATAAATTATCCTTaagcaaccacatgcaacctataGCAACTTAAAAAAAAAGCTCAATTTtgcaaataaaaattaaatcatgTTAAGCAACCCATTATGTAACTCAAGCCACTTAAATAACTAATTTCAATTTTCAACATGTTAAGCAACCTTAGATGCAACCTAAACCTACTTACAATAATCCTAGCAAACTTACTATGCAACTTAATCAGCATTATGCAACTCAATGCAACCTTCAACAACTAATTTGTGTATAAATATGCATCCTACAACATCTTAAGCAATCTCATACACAGCTTTCAGCAACTTAATCAATATGTTATGCAACTTAAGCAACCTAATATGTAATTAAAGCAACTTAAGGAATCTCTTATGAAACTTCAACAACATAATATGCAACTAAATCATCTTAAGCAATCTCTCATGCAACTTCAACAACATAATATGCAACTAAATCATCTTAAGCAACCTCATCCTCATTTGCAACTAAAGCAACTTAAAAAACATCATATGCAAATGAGGATGTTAAGTAACCTTATTTGCAACCTAAAACAACTTAAAAATTTTATTTGCAAATTATAGCAACTTAAGCAACTATATCAACATCATTATACAAATTAATCATCCTTAAGCAACCCAATGCAACCTATACCAACTtaaaaaaactcatttttctaattaaaattaaatcATGTTAAGCAACCTCCTATGCAATTGTTCTTGGTGGTTATGGTGCTCAGCAACGGCTATGCTGCAGGTCGGCCACGGTTTTTGACGCCTGGACAACCTCGGCCAAGGTTCTTAGCGCTGCAGGGGTGCTTGGAGCTGCAAGAGGTCTCGACGTTGCAGGTGTTTTCGACCACGACGACGGTGGCAACATAGGTCTCGGTGGAATCTGAGAACCCACTAAAATCCAAGTTAGTTTATTTCTCTCCCCAGGTGCATTATTTTTTGTTACAAAATCTGAAGTTAGTTTTGTTATTTGATAGAATTGGCTCCATTTTTCAATATTGTTGATTTTGAATTAAAGatagatttgtttttttttttctcacagaATATAGCTTTTGTTTGCAAAAGATTTGAAGTGGAAGCATTTTTAGTGCTTTAGGTTGGCTTTGTTTATAAAAATGGGCTCACCAGATTAGTTATTAGGTGGATgatatgcatttttttttaaattttagggAGGAAATAATGCCTTTAAATTTATATTACACGTAATAATTTGATCATTTTTGGACTGCTTGAGATTGTTTATATGTTGTGTTTGTATGTTTATAAAATTTGGGGATGTCCGATTTGCAGCTGTTGTGCTGCccatttttctaataaaatttaCGGACTCGTGTAgagttaattatataaaattgttGTTTATCTTTAGAATTAGTTAGAATAGTTGTTTATTGTTGTGTTTCATTGAAGATCAAATAGAATTTTGGTGAATATTCATATGAAAAGATTGATTATTTATATttgttccattttttttttagatttgtaacTAATTGAATGtacaagttttgttattttaatctataagtttttagatttgtatataaatattttacttaaatcgtaatttttaatttaaaataaatataaattatttttttaaaaattaaaaatataacttttaaggaCTTGCGCTcggcgagtcctaaaaacttttttagggctcgaagtcttttttgtagtagtgtaaagCAActtaaaaaacatcgtatgcaaATGAGGATGTTAAGTAACCTTATTTGCAACCTAAaacaacttaaaaaaaattatttgcaaattATAGCAACTTAAGCAACTATATCAACATCATTATACAAATTAATCATCATTAAGCAACCCAATGCAACCTATACCAACTTAAAAAAACTCATTTTGTGAATTAAAATTAAATCGTGTTAAGCAACCTACTATGCAACTAAAACAACTTAAAGACTAATTTTAATTTTCATCATGTTAAGCAACATTCTATGCAACCTAAAACTACATACAATAATCATATCAAACTATGCAACTTAATCAATCTTATGTAACCCAAGGCAACCTAAAGCACCTAAACCAACTAGAAACCCAATTTTTAAGCAattgtatttttatatttataaaaaaatgatTACAATTAAGTgtttaattttttgaaaaactcAAAGTTAATTTTATCTTTTCTTTTActgaatttatttattattatttttctctctcatttctcggtaaccatttatttatttattttagtgcAATACTAGCCACTTTCTTTGTTAGAGAAAGGTGTCCATCTTATTAATGTGATTTCTATTATTGGTCAAATCTTATTAATGTTGAGATTAACTTAATTGGTTGAATGAGATTTGTGGATGATGGTGATTTCTGCACCTTCATCTCTTAGTCCAACTTGTAAAAGAAATGCGCTACTAAATTATGGATTATTGATGTTCAAGATCATGTCAAGATGTGTGTGATCATTATCGTTAGCAAACCAACTAAGTACAAAAGAAAAACTTAAAGAAATGCGCttaattttgcaaaaataaaataaaaaaacttagtTATTATTGCGGAATGAGATCAAAGAGAGATGAAAGAAATCTTGATATCGAATTGATTCTAAAACTGAGAAtgaacacatatatatacaagagTCTCTGGAACAGAGTAACTAATTTTGGTTATAGCTGCATAACCAATCTAACTAAACGACAAAAATAACGGTAACAAACTAAAACTAATTAACAGAAATACAACAgaaataaataagataattaaactaatAATGCTAATTCCTAATACCCCCTCC
It includes:
- the LOC133821020 gene encoding flavonoid 3',5'-methyltransferase-like, whose translation is MAEGIPDKSILKSPALLEYIHETYGYPREHEQLKELREATVKTYKLWSPMSVPVDEGQLISMFLKVMNAKKTIEIGVFTGYSLLTTALALPHDAKITAIDLNREAYEVGFPFIQKAGVDHKINFIESQASSALDDIINDEKEVGSFDFAFVDANKDGYIEYHEILIKLVKIGGVIAYDNTLWYGSVALSDEDEMDDFLRGTRKIMRELNTFLANDPHVETSLVSIGDGLTLCRRLY